A region from the Halobellus litoreus genome encodes:
- the glpA gene encoding anaerobic glycerol-3-phosphate dehydrogenase subunit GlpA produces the protein MSKTPSALVLGGGSTGCGIARDLAMRGVDVTLVEKGNLTHGTTGRMHGLLHSGGRYAVSDQKSATECIEENRVLRRIASHCVEMTGGLFVQRPEDDDEYFEEKLDGCRECGIPAEVLTAEEAREIEPYLAADIERAIRVPDGAVDPFRLCVANAADAVEHGARVETHSEVTDVLVEDGEVVGVEVEHDTGSGQFVHGEPGTTEELYADYVVNATGAWAGQIGEMADVEVAVRPSKGVMTIMNVRQVDTVINRCRPKGDADIVVPHETTCILGTTDEEVEDPEDYPEEGWEVDLMIDTLSELVPMLSEARTIRSFWGVRPLYEPPEVGSEDPTDITRDFFLLDHDERDDLPGMASIVGGKLTTYRMMAEDIADHVCEKLGVDAECRTADEPLPGSEDFSVLRDWMDEFGLRSPVGLRSGERLGSRTDEVLGEWDGPNPTVCECEAVTRAEIQDAISQSGTELNAVRIRTRASMGNCQGAMCCHRMANELTPEYDEPTAREALDDLYQERWKGERHALWGEQLSQAMLKHHLHATTMNRDADPAASDDAVDFGAFDAGAAAGDGPDEADSGARPDDAVADGGRRNRSENRGVTDGDS, from the coding sequence ATGAGTAAAACTCCGAGCGCCCTCGTCCTCGGCGGGGGATCGACCGGTTGCGGCATCGCGCGGGACCTCGCGATGCGCGGCGTCGACGTCACTCTCGTCGAGAAGGGGAACTTGACCCACGGGACGACCGGGCGGATGCACGGCCTCCTCCACAGCGGTGGTCGCTACGCCGTCTCCGATCAGAAGTCGGCGACGGAGTGCATCGAGGAGAACCGCGTCCTCCGGCGGATCGCGAGCCACTGCGTCGAGATGACCGGCGGGTTGTTCGTCCAGCGCCCCGAGGACGACGACGAGTACTTCGAGGAGAAGTTAGACGGGTGTCGCGAGTGCGGTATCCCGGCCGAAGTCCTGACCGCGGAGGAGGCACGGGAGATCGAGCCGTATCTCGCCGCGGACATCGAGCGCGCCATCCGCGTCCCCGACGGGGCCGTCGATCCGTTCCGGCTCTGCGTTGCCAACGCGGCCGACGCGGTCGAACACGGCGCGCGCGTGGAGACGCACTCGGAGGTGACCGACGTCCTCGTCGAGGACGGCGAGGTCGTCGGCGTCGAGGTCGAACACGACACCGGCTCCGGGCAGTTCGTCCACGGCGAGCCGGGGACGACCGAGGAACTGTACGCCGACTACGTCGTCAACGCCACCGGCGCGTGGGCGGGACAGATCGGCGAGATGGCCGACGTCGAGGTCGCCGTCCGGCCTTCCAAGGGCGTGATGACGATTATGAACGTCCGCCAGGTCGACACCGTCATCAACCGCTGTCGGCCGAAGGGCGACGCCGACATCGTCGTCCCCCACGAGACGACCTGCATCCTCGGGACGACCGACGAGGAGGTCGAAGACCCCGAGGACTACCCCGAGGAGGGCTGGGAGGTCGACCTGATGATCGACACCCTCTCGGAACTCGTCCCGATGCTGTCGGAGGCGCGGACCATCCGCTCTTTCTGGGGCGTCCGGCCGCTCTACGAACCGCCGGAGGTCGGGAGCGAGGACCCGACCGACATCACGCGGGACTTCTTCCTCCTCGACCACGACGAGCGCGACGACCTCCCCGGAATGGCCTCGATCGTCGGCGGGAAGCTCACGACTTACCGGATGATGGCCGAGGACATCGCGGATCACGTCTGCGAGAAACTCGGCGTCGACGCCGAGTGCCGAACGGCAGACGAGCCGCTGCCCGGTTCGGAGGACTTCTCGGTCCTGCGCGACTGGATGGACGAATTCGGCCTCCGGTCGCCCGTGGGTCTCCGCAGCGGCGAACGCCTCGGCTCTCGAACCGACGAGGTGCTCGGGGAGTGGGACGGCCCGAACCCGACGGTCTGCGAGTGCGAGGCCGTCACCCGGGCGGAGATCCAGGACGCCATCTCCCAGTCGGGGACGGAACTCAACGCCGTCCGCATCCGGACCCGCGCCTCGATGGGGAACTGTCAGGGCGCGATGTGCTGTCACCGGATGGCGAACGAGTTGACGCCCGAGTACGACGAGCCCACCGCCCGCGAGGCGCTCGACGACCTCTACCAGGAGCGCTGGAAGGGCGAGCGCCACGCGCTGTGGGGCGAACAGCTCTCCCAGGCGATGCTGAAGCACCACCTGCACGCGACGACGATGAACCGCGACGCCGACCCCGCGGCGAGCGACGACGCGGTCGACTTCGGCGCGTTCGACGCCGGCGCGGCCGCGGGAGACGGCCCCGACGAAGCCGACAGCGGAGCCCGACCGGACGACGCCGTCGCCGACGGCGGTCGACGAAACCGATCCGAGAACCGAGGAGTCACCGATGGCGATTCGTGA
- a CDS encoding class I SAM-dependent methyltransferase gives MGFHTFDADRADALEDAGRYRFCSREELLAAVDPASDDVVADIGSGTGFYTDEIAPFAGHLYAVDVQAEMHERYRDKGAPDAVEFVTAEASSLPFEDDELDAAFSTMTYHEFAEDAALDELARVIRPGGRVVTVDWSRSGSGSDGPPMDERFGLGDAVGAFEDVGFTTVEGKTRKETFVHICTR, from the coding sequence ATGGGATTTCACACGTTCGACGCCGACCGGGCGGACGCGCTCGAAGACGCCGGCCGGTATCGCTTCTGCTCCCGCGAGGAACTGCTGGCCGCGGTCGATCCGGCCTCCGACGACGTCGTCGCCGACATCGGGAGCGGGACCGGGTTTTACACGGACGAGATCGCGCCGTTCGCCGGCCACCTGTACGCGGTCGACGTACAGGCGGAGATGCACGAGCGGTATCGGGACAAGGGTGCTCCCGACGCCGTCGAGTTCGTGACCGCCGAGGCGTCGTCGCTGCCGTTCGAGGACGACGAACTCGACGCCGCCTTCTCGACGATGACGTACCACGAGTTCGCCGAGGACGCCGCGCTCGACGAACTCGCGCGAGTGATCCGCCCCGGCGGTCGGGTAGTCACGGTCGATTGGTCGCGTTCCGGGTCCGGGTCCGACGGACCGCCGATGGACGAGCGGTTCGGTCTCGGCGACGCCGTCGGCGCGTTCGAGGACGTTGGATTTACGACTGTCGAAGGGAAGACAAGAAAAGAAACATTCGTTCATAT
- a CDS encoding HEWD family protein: MAPTLRTPTERTCERCGRIEVWEEEAGTWRLAVDESGTPQTVGSPYCIHEWDINGTFVPFEGGALEA, translated from the coding sequence ATGGCACCGACACTCCGAACTCCGACCGAACGGACCTGTGAGCGCTGCGGCCGCATCGAGGTCTGGGAGGAAGAAGCGGGAACGTGGCGTCTCGCGGTCGACGAGTCGGGAACCCCCCAGACGGTCGGCAGTCCGTACTGCATCCACGAGTGGGACATCAACGGTACCTTCGTCCCCTTCGAAGGTGGCGCTCTCGAAGCCTGA
- a CDS encoding bifunctional nuclease family protein, with protein sequence MNHPGEVQGIAVGIDADGENIPAVVVAARSELLPIVVTTDQARAIQLAVTGEAFERPLTHDLLVEMLTEFGGAIDKVRIDDVADGTFYAKIDAERYENGEPQRFVFDARPSDAIALAVRVDCPIEVSDIVLDAAGQPPERFDFGDESDADGSERREDLDDLDDFGDFGDEG encoded by the coding sequence ATGAATCACCCGGGCGAGGTCCAGGGCATCGCCGTCGGTATCGACGCGGACGGCGAGAACATCCCCGCGGTCGTGGTCGCGGCGCGGTCGGAACTGCTCCCTATCGTGGTCACTACCGACCAGGCCCGGGCGATCCAACTCGCGGTCACCGGCGAGGCGTTCGAGCGCCCGCTGACGCACGACCTCCTCGTCGAGATGCTCACCGAGTTCGGCGGCGCGATCGACAAGGTCCGCATCGACGACGTCGCCGACGGTACATTCTATGCAAAGATCGACGCCGAACGGTACGAGAACGGCGAGCCCCAGCGGTTCGTCTTCGACGCGCGGCCGAGTGACGCCATCGCCCTCGCGGTCCGCGTCGACTGCCCGATCGAAGTGTCGGACATCGTCCTCGACGCCGCGGGGCAACCGCCCGAACGCTTCGACTTCGGCGACGAATCCGACGCGGACGGGAGCGAGCGACGGGAGGATCTCGACGACCTCGACGACTTCGGCGACTTCGGCGACGAGGGGTAA
- the ileS gene encoding isoleucine--tRNA ligase, protein MDEVDDQYTPADVESAVETYWDDADAYEATKEAHADDPAFFFVDGPPYTSGQMHLGTAWNKTLKDAVIRYKRMSGHRVTDRPGYDMHGLPIEVKVEEELGFDSKRDIEEYGMEAFIDECKAFAERNREAMDEDFQSIGVWMDWDDPYETISPEYMEAAWWAFQQVDERGLVEQGKRSVNYCPRCQTAIAANEVEYDEITSPSIYVKFPLQDREGSLVIWTTTPWTIPANTFVAVDGEMTYQAVRAEKGGESETLYIAEPCVEDVLKKGRYEDYEVVEELTGEDLVGWTYDHPLESHLNEIPDFEGAAEVYTADYVEADRTGLVHSAPGHGQEDFARGEELGLDVYVPVDGRGEFTEAAGDYAGTFVRDANDDIIDDLDESGALLASGTHEHRYGHCWRCDTDIIFLATDQWFITVTDIKDELLDNIDETEWFPQWARDNRFRDFVSDAPDWNISRQRYWGIPLPIWQAEDGDWIVVGTREELAERVDQDIDPDEIDLHRPSVDPLTITEDGKTYERVPDVFDVWIDSSVATWGTIDYPSETEAHEELWPADWIVEAHDQTRGWFWSQLGMGTAAVGQAPYEQVMMHGFVNDEDGRKMSKSLGNIVTPEEAIDRAGRDPLRAYLLSHDQQGVDLSFEWDGLGEMQSTLNIFWNVFRFPLPYMELDGYDPADADLADGDLTVVDEWVLSRLQTVEAEAVEAWENYEVSDALNTVLEFLTEDVSRFYVKAIRERMWEEEDSASKRGAYATLSTVLEETIRLLAPYTPYLAEQMYQHLDGSATTVHALSYPEPDEALRDEQLEREMAVLRDVEEAAANARQQGGRKLRWPVQRVVVATEDDAVADAVESLAELLSERVNARSIEVVSEFDELVERAAPEMGVIGPEFGGAAQQVMEAVEGKTRAEVEGGVEVDGETYDLTEEMVRYEAEPPAHISGADFEGGTVYVDTELTDEIEAEGYARDVIRRIQEMRKRLDLDVDSEIDTYVDVADGRVADFVDRHRDVVAEETRTREFVAGDELGAESERALVEEWDVEGVTVTIGIEPVDA, encoded by the coding sequence ATGGACGAAGTCGACGACCAGTACACGCCCGCGGACGTCGAGTCCGCGGTCGAGACGTACTGGGACGACGCAGACGCCTACGAGGCGACGAAGGAGGCCCACGCCGACGACCCCGCCTTCTTCTTCGTCGACGGGCCGCCGTACACCTCCGGGCAGATGCACCTCGGGACGGCGTGGAACAAGACGCTGAAGGACGCCGTCATCCGGTACAAGCGGATGTCGGGCCACCGGGTCACCGACCGCCCGGGCTACGATATGCACGGCCTCCCGATCGAGGTGAAAGTCGAGGAGGAACTCGGCTTCGACTCGAAGCGCGATATCGAGGAGTACGGGATGGAGGCGTTCATCGACGAGTGCAAGGCGTTCGCCGAACGCAACCGCGAGGCGATGGACGAGGACTTCCAGTCGATCGGTGTCTGGATGGACTGGGACGATCCGTACGAGACGATTTCGCCGGAGTATATGGAGGCCGCGTGGTGGGCGTTCCAGCAGGTCGACGAGCGCGGCCTCGTCGAACAGGGCAAACGGTCGGTCAACTACTGCCCGCGGTGTCAGACCGCCATCGCCGCCAACGAGGTCGAGTACGACGAGATCACGTCGCCCTCGATCTACGTGAAGTTCCCGTTGCAGGATCGAGAAGGCAGCCTCGTCATCTGGACGACGACGCCGTGGACCATCCCGGCGAACACCTTCGTCGCCGTCGACGGCGAGATGACGTATCAGGCCGTCCGCGCGGAGAAGGGCGGCGAGTCCGAGACGCTCTACATCGCCGAACCGTGCGTCGAGGACGTCCTGAAGAAGGGCCGCTACGAGGACTACGAGGTCGTCGAGGAACTCACCGGTGAAGACCTCGTGGGCTGGACGTACGACCACCCGCTCGAATCGCACCTGAACGAGATCCCCGACTTCGAGGGCGCGGCCGAGGTCTACACCGCCGACTACGTCGAAGCCGACCGCACGGGGTTAGTGCACTCCGCGCCCGGGCACGGCCAGGAGGACTTCGCCCGCGGCGAGGAACTCGGCCTCGACGTGTACGTCCCGGTCGACGGCCGCGGCGAGTTCACTGAGGCCGCCGGCGACTACGCCGGCACCTTCGTCCGCGACGCCAACGACGACATCATCGACGACCTCGACGAGTCGGGCGCGCTGCTCGCCTCGGGAACCCACGAGCACCGGTACGGCCACTGTTGGCGCTGCGACACGGACATCATCTTCCTCGCCACCGACCAGTGGTTCATCACGGTCACCGACATCAAAGACGAGTTGCTGGACAACATCGACGAGACGGAGTGGTTCCCCCAGTGGGCGCGCGACAACCGCTTCCGCGACTTCGTCTCCGACGCGCCCGACTGGAACATCTCCCGGCAGCGCTACTGGGGCATCCCGCTCCCGATCTGGCAGGCGGAGGACGGCGACTGGATCGTCGTCGGCACCCGGGAAGAACTCGCCGAACGGGTGGATCAGGACATCGACCCCGACGAGATCGACCTCCACCGACCGTCGGTCGACCCGCTGACGATCACCGAGGACGGCAAGACCTACGAGCGCGTGCCGGACGTCTTCGACGTCTGGATCGACTCCTCGGTCGCGACGTGGGGAACGATCGACTACCCCTCGGAGACCGAGGCCCACGAGGAACTGTGGCCTGCCGACTGGATCGTCGAGGCGCACGACCAGACCCGCGGGTGGTTCTGGTCCCAACTCGGGATGGGCACCGCCGCGGTCGGACAGGCCCCCTACGAGCAGGTGATGATGCACGGCTTCGTCAACGACGAGGACGGGCGGAAGATGTCGAAGTCGCTCGGCAACATCGTCACGCCCGAGGAGGCGATCGACCGCGCCGGCCGCGACCCGCTGCGGGCGTACCTCCTCAGTCACGACCAGCAGGGCGTCGACCTCTCCTTCGAGTGGGACGGGTTGGGCGAGATGCAGTCGACGCTCAACATCTTCTGGAACGTCTTCCGGTTCCCGCTTCCCTATATGGAACTGGACGGCTACGACCCCGCCGACGCGGACCTCGCGGACGGCGACCTCACGGTCGTCGACGAGTGGGTGCTCTCGCGCCTGCAGACCGTCGAGGCCGAGGCCGTCGAGGCCTGGGAGAACTACGAGGTCAGCGACGCGCTGAACACGGTGCTGGAGTTCCTCACCGAGGACGTCTCGCGCTTCTACGTCAAGGCGATCCGCGAGCGGATGTGGGAGGAGGAGGACTCCGCGTCGAAACGCGGCGCGTACGCGACGCTTTCGACGGTGCTCGAGGAGACGATCCGGCTCCTCGCACCCTACACTCCCTACCTTGCAGAGCAGATGTACCAGCACCTCGACGGGAGCGCGACGACCGTCCACGCGCTGTCGTACCCCGAACCCGACGAGGCGCTGCGTGACGAGCAACTCGAACGGGAGATGGCCGTCCTCCGCGACGTCGAGGAGGCCGCGGCGAACGCGCGCCAGCAGGGGGGCCGAAAGCTCCGCTGGCCAGTCCAGCGGGTCGTCGTCGCCACCGAGGACGACGCCGTCGCCGACGCGGTCGAGTCGCTCGCCGAGCTCCTCTCCGAACGCGTCAACGCCCGATCGATCGAGGTCGTGAGCGAGTTCGACGAACTCGTCGAGCGTGCCGCTCCGGAGATGGGTGTCATCGGACCCGAGTTCGGCGGAGCGGCCCAGCAGGTGATGGAGGCCGTCGAGGGCAAGACCCGCGCCGAGGTCGAAGGCGGCGTGGAAGTCGACGGCGAGACGTACGACCTCACCGAGGAGATGGTGCGCTACGAGGCCGAACCGCCGGCACACATCTCGGGTGCGGACTTCGAGGGCGGCACCGTCTACGTCGACACCGAACTCACGGACGAAATCGAGGCGGAGGGCTACGCGCGCGACGTGATCCGACGGATCCAGGAGATGCGCAAGCGTCTGGATCTCGACGTCGACAGCGAGATCGACACCTACGTCGACGTCGCGGACGGCCGCGTCGCGGACTTCGTCGACCGCCACCGCGACGTCGTCGCCGAGGAGACGCGGACCCGCGAGTTCGTCGCCGGCGACGAACTGGGCGCAGAGAGCGAGCGGGCGCTCGTCGAGGAGTGGGACGTCGAGGGCGTGACCGTCACGATCGGCATCGAACCGGTCGACGCGTAA
- a CDS encoding anaerobic glycerol-3-phosphate dehydrogenase subunit C, with amino-acid sequence MSDAENPPTTEPIDPAVRDGPSGADFEPVSVFGDDATMDLRPGADNCYKCSVCDTVCPVAEVDDDFPGPKFQGPEQWRLKRKEGSEIDDSIMSCSNCMRCDDACPSSVPLSQMHNTARGEYVDEQMNKLSVEYVRNRILANYRTSAWFASKVPRLANAVMRFGPTRWVMEKAMGVTSEREFPAFATQTFREWWRERGGADASRRNAREARERRGDPVDADKKVAYFHGCYSNYNTPEVAKALVHVFESFGYELVAPEQRCSGTPMFANGMLDDAERAAEVNVSSFADLVEEGYDAVASCTSCSMALRQEYPELFDIEGIEDVAENTFEALEYLRIQEDLEGAIANASVEEQAFAYHAPCHARNQGLDRQALELFRELDGVAMEDVGDSCSGISGTYGWKEEKYETSMKIGEDMFEHMHDAAGDVGMTECPTCAMQMEHGTGYEIKHPLQLLEEALC; translated from the coding sequence ATGAGCGACGCGGAGAATCCACCCACGACAGAACCGATCGACCCCGCGGTACGGGACGGCCCGTCCGGCGCGGACTTCGAACCGGTCTCGGTCTTCGGCGACGACGCGACGATGGACCTGCGCCCGGGCGCGGACAACTGTTACAAGTGCTCGGTCTGCGACACGGTCTGCCCGGTCGCGGAGGTCGACGACGACTTCCCCGGCCCGAAGTTCCAGGGACCGGAACAGTGGCGGCTCAAGCGCAAGGAGGGCTCGGAGATCGACGACTCGATCATGTCCTGCTCGAACTGTATGCGCTGCGACGACGCCTGCCCGTCGAGCGTGCCGCTCTCGCAGATGCACAACACCGCCAGAGGCGAGTACGTCGACGAGCAGATGAACAAACTGTCGGTCGAGTACGTCAGAAACCGGATCCTCGCGAACTACCGGACATCCGCGTGGTTCGCCAGCAAGGTCCCGCGCCTCGCGAACGCCGTGATGCGCTTCGGGCCGACGCGGTGGGTGATGGAGAAGGCGATGGGCGTCACGAGCGAGCGGGAGTTCCCCGCGTTCGCGACGCAGACGTTCCGCGAGTGGTGGCGCGAGCGCGGCGGCGCGGACGCCTCCCGGCGCAACGCGCGGGAGGCCCGGGAGCGCCGCGGCGACCCCGTCGACGCCGACAAGAAGGTCGCGTACTTCCACGGCTGTTACTCGAACTACAACACGCCCGAGGTGGCGAAGGCGCTCGTCCACGTCTTCGAGTCGTTCGGGTACGAACTCGTCGCGCCCGAGCAGCGCTGCTCGGGGACGCCGATGTTCGCGAACGGAATGCTCGACGACGCCGAGCGCGCGGCGGAGGTGAACGTCTCCTCCTTCGCCGACCTCGTCGAGGAGGGGTACGACGCCGTCGCCTCCTGTACCTCGTGCTCGATGGCGCTCAGACAGGAGTACCCGGAACTCTTCGACATCGAGGGCATCGAGGACGTCGCCGAGAACACCTTCGAGGCGCTGGAGTACCTCCGCATCCAGGAGGATCTGGAGGGCGCGATCGCAAACGCGAGCGTCGAGGAGCAGGCGTTCGCCTACCACGCGCCGTGTCACGCCCGAAACCAGGGCCTGGATAGACAGGCGCTCGAACTGTTCCGCGAGCTCGACGGCGTCGCGATGGAAGACGTCGGTGACTCCTGTTCTGGGATCTCGGGGACCTACGGCTGGAAGGAGGAGAAGTACGAGACCTCGATGAAGATCGGCGAGGATATGTTCGAGCATATGCACGACGCCGCGGGCGACGTCGGGATGACCGAGTGTCCCACCTGCGCGATGCAGATGGAACACGGCACGGGATACGAGATCAAACACCCGCTCCAACTGCTCGAAGAGGCGCTCTGTTAG
- a CDS encoding phosphoglycolate phosphatase, whose protein sequence is MTAETPPLALDIDGTLTDGTGRLDPRAFEYLQAWDATVVLATGKAFPYPVSLSHYLGLELTVIAENGGVVLADDTVSYQGDRDRAQAAADAFVERGGDIGWGSFDAINEWRRTEIAVNRSADEDLLRSVAAEFDLEVFDTGYAYHVKTPGVEKGTGLEAVAETLGRDPADFVAIGDSENDVSTFRVAGRSFAVANADPAAREAADTVVDGSYFDGTASVLESLAEE, encoded by the coding sequence ATGACTGCCGAGACGCCGCCGCTCGCCCTCGACATCGACGGGACGCTCACAGACGGAACCGGCCGCCTCGACCCCCGTGCGTTCGAATACCTGCAGGCGTGGGACGCGACCGTCGTCCTCGCGACCGGGAAGGCGTTTCCCTACCCGGTGAGCCTCTCGCATTACCTCGGACTCGAACTGACGGTGATCGCCGAGAACGGCGGGGTCGTCCTCGCCGACGACACGGTCTCGTATCAGGGCGACCGCGACCGCGCACAGGCCGCCGCCGACGCGTTCGTCGAGCGCGGCGGCGACATCGGCTGGGGCTCGTTCGACGCCATCAACGAGTGGCGGCGGACCGAGATCGCGGTCAACCGGTCGGCCGACGAGGATCTGCTTCGATCCGTCGCCGCCGAGTTCGACCTCGAAGTGTTCGACACCGGCTACGCCTACCACGTGAAGACCCCGGGCGTCGAGAAGGGAACGGGGCTCGAAGCCGTCGCCGAGACGCTCGGTCGCGACCCCGCTGATTTCGTCGCGATCGGCGACAGCGAGAACGACGTCTCCACGTTCCGCGTCGCTGGCCGTTCGTTCGCCGTCGCGAACGCGGACCCCGCCGCTCGGGAGGCAGCGGACACCGTCGTCGACGGGTCGTATTTCGATGGGACGGCCTCCGTGTTGGAGTCCCTCGCCGAGGAATAG
- the glpB gene encoding glycerol-3-phosphate dehydrogenase subunit GlpB translates to MAIREDVLVVGGGIAGATAALAAAESGATVRLLSHKKSTLRQASGLVDVLGAVGGDGSTGGDGSAAGGPKLIADPFEALDRLPDSHPYRVVGADAIRDGLGLFDEAVGDAYAGEHTDRNALVLTHGGTIKPTARYPESVAPGLASSEEDTLLVGFAGLTDFDAPTAAAHLEATDVPFAIDGVTVTFPVKFRDDALTTRFAKALDTDESSARKRLADAVRDAAADLDDYERVGFPAMLGDDAGREVRAELADRLGATVFQIPTGPPSLLGMQLEDLLLDALDDAGIRLASGNPAVGYEASDGRVESVLVDRRGREVPYAAEEFVLATGGLVGKGIDSDREAVTEPIFDCHVPHPTDRYDWSEPEAFGDHAFARFGVVPDDDLRPTDGSGATEFGNLRAAGGVLGGADTAREKSAAGVSLATGAYAGRRAGEEAMR, encoded by the coding sequence ATGGCGATTCGTGAGGACGTCTTAGTCGTCGGCGGCGGCATCGCGGGCGCGACGGCCGCGCTCGCCGCCGCGGAGTCGGGCGCCACGGTCCGCCTGCTCTCGCACAAGAAGAGCACGCTCCGGCAGGCCAGCGGCCTCGTCGACGTGCTCGGCGCGGTCGGTGGCGACGGCTCCACCGGCGGCGACGGGTCCGCTGCCGGAGGACCCAAACTGATCGCAGACCCCTTCGAGGCGCTCGACCGCCTCCCCGACTCACATCCCTACCGCGTCGTCGGCGCGGACGCGATCCGCGACGGGCTCGGCCTCTTCGACGAGGCGGTCGGGGACGCCTACGCCGGCGAGCACACCGACCGCAACGCGCTCGTGCTCACCCACGGCGGGACGATCAAGCCGACCGCGCGGTATCCGGAATCCGTCGCTCCCGGACTCGCAAGCAGCGAGGAGGACACGCTGCTGGTCGGCTTCGCGGGGCTGACGGACTTCGATGCCCCTACAGCCGCGGCGCACCTCGAAGCCACGGACGTTCCCTTCGCCATCGACGGCGTGACCGTCACGTTCCCGGTCAAGTTCCGCGACGACGCGCTGACGACGCGCTTCGCGAAGGCGCTCGACACGGACGAATCGAGCGCCCGAAAGCGACTCGCCGACGCCGTCCGCGACGCGGCGGCGGACCTCGACGACTACGAGCGGGTCGGCTTCCCGGCGATGCTCGGCGACGACGCGGGCCGCGAGGTCCGCGCGGAACTGGCCGACAGACTCGGCGCGACGGTGTTTCAGATCCCGACCGGCCCGCCGAGCCTGCTCGGAATGCAACTCGAGGACCTGTTGCTCGACGCCCTCGACGACGCGGGCATCCGCCTCGCCTCCGGCAACCCCGCGGTCGGCTACGAGGCGAGCGACGGCCGGGTCGAATCGGTCCTCGTCGATCGTCGCGGGCGCGAGGTCCCCTACGCGGCCGAGGAGTTCGTGCTCGCGACGGGCGGCCTCGTCGGCAAGGGGATCGACTCCGACCGCGAAGCCGTCACCGAACCGATCTTCGACTGTCACGTTCCACACCCGACGGACCGCTACGACTGGTCCGAACCGGAAGCGTTCGGCGATCACGCCTTCGCGCGGTTCGGCGTCGTCCCCGACGACGACCTGCGACCGACGGACGGGTCCGGCGCGACCGAGTTCGGGAACCTCCGCGCGGCCGGCGGCGTCCTCGGCGGTGCCGACACGGCCCGCGAAAAGTCCGCTGCGGGCGTCTCCCTTGCGACCGGCGCGTACGCGGGCCGCCGGGCGGGCGAGGAGGCGATGCGATGA